TGGCTGAATGCCCCCCAGTGGTGATGTGCTCTGGACGGATACCAAGTTTCACGGACCTGCCCGCTTGCGCTTTCAATTGATCCCACCGATGCGCAGGCACTTCCAAACGGCAATTGCCCACCATCAAGTGCGCGCCATCGCTGTCCACGTGGGCCTCCTGCAAATTCATTTCAGGGGACCCAATGAAGCTGGCCACGAAGGCATTGGCAGGGCGCTCATACAGTGCAGTTGGCGTATCCACCTGCTGGATGGTCCCGTCTTTGAGCACACAAATGCGCTCACCCATGGTCATGGCCTCCACTTGGTCGTGGGTGACGTAAACCACGGTGGATGGCTGCCCCTTTTCGCGCAGGGTTCTGTGCAGCTCTGTCAGGCGCACACGCATCGAGGCCCGCAGCTTTGCGTCCAAATTGGACAAAGGTTCGTCGAACAGAAATACCTCTGGCCGCTTCACAATGGCACGCCCTACCGCCACCCGTTGGGCTTGCCCTCCAGACAATTGCTTGGGATATCTGTCCAGCAAATGCTCCATTTCAAGAAGCGTGGCCGCTTCACGCACACGGGCATCAATCTCGGCTTTGGCCATACCGGACAGCTTCAAACCGAACGCAAGGTTGTCATACACCTTCATGTGCGGATAGAGCGCATAGTTCTGGAAAACCATGGCAATACCCCGCTGTTTAGGGGCCAGGTTATTGACGACCTTATTGCCAATCAACAACTCTCCGCCAGAGATTCCCTCCAGCCCGGCAATCATGCGAAGCACGGTGCTCTTTGCGCATCCAGATGGACCGACGAATACCATGAACTCACCCTCCTTCACCTCGAGGTCAATGCCATGCACTGCCTTGAAGCCATTAGGGTAAATTTTTTCAACTTTTCTCAAACTCAGTTGCGCCACGTCTTACTCCAAATTTTCTAAATTTATCCCTTGATGCCGCTGCTGGCAGCACCTTCAATGAAGTGGCGTTGCGCCAAGAAGAAGACCACGACCGAAGGGATTAAAGCAACCACAGAAATCGCGATCACACTGGCCCATTCAACTTCTTCTGTCGCCCCGATACTCATTTTCAGAGCAAGCGAAACTGGATACTTTTCTACCGATGATAGATAAATCAGCGGGCCCATGAAATCATTCATAGTCCATATGAATTGAAAAACAATCACAGATATGATTGCAGGCTTCAATATAGGCACCAGGATGTGCCACAGAAGCTGCAGAGGATTGCACCCATCAATCTGCGCCGCCTCTTCCATATCGCGCGGAATACCTCTTAAAAATTGCACCAGCATAAAAACAAAAAATGTGTCTGTCGCAAATGCAGAGGGGACAATCAAAGGCAAGTAGCTATCGATCCAATCGAACTGTTTGAACATCAAATACTGCGGCAAACGCAGAATAATCAGCGGCAGCATCATGGTTCCAACCATCACACTGAAAAGAAATTTCTTCCCCCAAAATTCAAACCGTGCGAAAGCGTAGGCCACCAGCACACATGAAATGACCGTCACAATCACCTTGGGAACGATGATCAGAAACGAATTCAAAAAGTAGGTTGCAAAGGTGTATTCGGTACTTGTTTTCCAACCTTTGGCATAAGCACTGAAATCAAAGCGCGATGGCCAGAATCCAATTTCGGTAAAAACTTCTGCATTGCTTTTAAAGGAGGCGCCCACCAGCCAAATCATGGGGTAGAGCATCACCAACCCGATAAGACCCAGCGCCACATAACGCAGCACTGCACTCATTCGTTCCTTGCGCTCAGTGCTGAGCGCTTGCTCATCAGAAGCCACGCGATCAAACGTAGTCATCACTTGTGGTCCTTTTCACCAGAGTAGAAAACCCAATATTTGGAGGTATAGAACGACAGCGCGCTCAAACTGGCTACCAGCGCAAAAAGCACCCAAGACAATGCACTGCCATAGCCCAAGTTAAAGTACTTGAAGCTTTGGTCATAGATGTAAAGCGAAAGAACATAAGTGCTATGCAATGGACCGCCTTCAGTAATCATATATGGCCCATTAAACTCCTGAAAAGCATGCACCATCTGCATAATCATGTTGAAAAAAATCACCGGCGTAATCAATGGCACTGTAATTCTAAAGAACTGCTGCCATTTACTGGCTCCATCGATTTCAGCAGCCTCATAAAGTGAGGTGGGAACATTCTGCAGTGCGGCGAGAAAAATCACCATTGCAGAACCAAATTGCCAAGTAAAGAGCAAAATCACAGTCCAAATGGAATAATGCTCATCCGCCAGCCATGCAATAGGCTCTATCCCAAATTTCATCAATACGATGTTGACCAGCCCATTTTGCGAAAAAATAAATCGCCACATGACCGCGGCAGCAATCGATCCACCCAAAATCGACGGAAGGTAATAGGCCGATCTAAAGAAATTAATGCCTCTCAGTTTGAAATTCAGCACATGGGCTACAAATAGGGCAAAACCCACGCGCAACGGCACGGAGATCGCCACAAACATCAGAGTCACTCCCAACGATTTTCTAAAAAGTGGATCGTGGGCCGCAAGCTCTTTGTAGTTCTCCAAGCCAATAAATTCAGGTGGATTGATAATGTCATACTGGGTAAAGCTCAACGCCAAACTCATGACAAACGGGAAAAGCTTAAAGCCAACCACACCCAGGATGAACGGCAATACAAATAGAAAGCCGATCTTCTTGTTCTCATACATGCCAGAAATCTCCGAGGGGTGAATTGGCGGGGCTGGGGGGGATGTGACACATAAGGGGGGGCATCTCCGGTCCTGGCGCTATAAATCAGTACGTCTGCACCGTGTGGGCCGCGATGTAGTCAAAATTGATGTCCTCACCCAAGCCCGGCTCTTGCGAGAGATGCACGTAGCCCTCGTGGTCCATCGGATCGGCCAGACGATTGAGGTATGCAGGGACGTCGTCGTACTCCAAAAAGGGATGCAGCAGACCGCGCTCATACCAACGGGTGTTCTTGATGGCCGCACAAACGGTCAATGCTGCGGCACCGTTGCCATGCACTTCACAGTTCATGCCGAAAGACTCGGCAAGGTGGGCCACCTTCATCGTGGGGGTAATTCCGCCCACACCCGGCACACCGGCGCGCAGGATGTCACTGGCGCCCGCCTTCACCCAGTCACCACGGCTGTAGTGCTTGCCCGAGAGGCTCTCTGGCCCCAGAACAGGAATGTCCAACTGGTCGGCAAGCCACGCATATGACGACATGCTTTGCTCGTTCATCATTTCTTCAAACCAAGCAAAGTTCAGTGCCTCCAGCGCCCGGCCAATCCGCAGAGCGTCCGTTCGGCTGTAGTTGTGGTAGCCGTCCAGCATCAGATCAATATCTGGCCCCACGGCCTCCCGCACCGCAGCACAGGCCTTGATGTCCATCGCTGGGTCCGGGGCAAAACGCACGGGTGGCATCCAGGTGTGCAACTTGATCGCTTTGTAACCGCGGGCAACCAGCTTTTGCGCAAAGGCTGCATATTCTTCAGGCGTGGAGAGTCCACCGGGCAATTCATCCCCGCACATGGTGCTGCCATAAGCAGGCACCTTGTCACGATAGCCCCCCAGCAAACGGTAGACCGGCTGCCCCAAAACGCGACCCGCCAAGTCCCACAGAGCCTGCTCAATCGCCGCCAGAGCGCGATCTGTCAGTTGCCCGGCGCTGCCTCGCTGCCAATGCTCCAAAGCCATCCAAAGCTTTTCACGCATCAACGGGTTCTCGCCCACCAACACCTTTCGAGCAAACGCCTCCAACACATGGGGCCGAATCACCTCAGGGGGCGCAAAGGCATAGCCAGAATGCCCGGAATCCGTCGACACCGTGATCATGGCCATCTTGGCCTGCTTCTCAGGCCCGGGATGAGAATGCCCTGCGGCATCGACAGACCTGAAGGTGGGATAGGTAAAAACAGTACCTTGGACGCTGACAATTTTCATGAACTACTCGTATGTTGTAAGACAACTAATGTCGGCAATAGTATTTCAGTCGTCAGACGTCTAGAATTGGTGTAAACCCTTGAGGCACCACCCAAGGGCAAAACCACTCAACCCTCAAACCCACTTTTACGGAATACGTCAGCGACACAGACATGCCACAGGAATGCAACGCACAAGCCGCCCCTCGCCCAACACCACCCCCAACAAAGATCGCAATGGGGTTCTACAGGTATAGTTCCGCAACCTCTCGCCCCGAAGCCCAACCGATGGCACAACCAGCGCATGTGAGGCCATACCAACCAACGCAGCACAAGCCAGGACAACCACGCAATCAAGGCCCTGCAACCCCCTTCGGATGTTCAGTGTTCAGATATGGATGACATTTCCCTGCGTTCAGCCCCCCCGGTAAGTCGTTCACGTACCGTCAGCCAACCCCAAAGAGTGGTCGATGGCGTCACCGAACGCATTCGAACCGGCGCCCTCAAGCCCGGGGACCGCGTCCCCCCCGAACCCGAGTTGATGCGCGAATTCGAGGTCAGCCGCACCGTGGTGCGGGAGGCAATGTCGCGCTTGCAAGCCGCAAAGATGGTGGAGACCCGACACGGCGTAGGCACGTTTGTCTTAGAGCTCGCTACCGAGCACCCCTTGCTGGGCAAACCTGCTGGAAACATTCAAATTCAACAAAAGCTGGCCATGCTGGAGCTGCGCATCAGCATTGAATCGGATGCCGCAAGCCTTGCAGCCATGCGTCACACAGACCTGCATCTGAAAGCGATGCGCGCGGCCCTAGACGCCTACGAAGCCCATCTGAATGAAGGCGCCCCAACCATCGATGACGACTACAACTTCCACATTCAGATCGCGGCTGCCACGGGCAATGTGTATTTTGAAGAGGTGCTGAGCAACCTGGGCAGCGCCACCATGCGCGGCCTGTCGGGCGTAGAACCAAAGAAACCATTTGGTGAACCACTGATGGCCCTGGCCTCTGGCAAAGAGGTGACGCAGCGCGAACACGAGGCGATTTACGACGCCATACGCCGCGGCGACTCCGCCGCAGCGCGCGCCGCCATGTTCATGCACCTGACCAACAGCCGCGAACGGCTGCGGGACAAAGCTGGGAAAGTGCAAGCACCTCAGCCAGCTGTTGGATAGCCGCGACGTTTTGGGGCGCAGCCCCCACCACCCCGCACACCCCAAAGCGCCCGCACAAGCAATCGCGGGCAACCCCATTTCCCCGAAAGCGCAAGCTGGGCGAGGGTTTGCCAGCAGCACAACCCCCATTCAAATCACCAAGGCCTGGGTTTATCCCAATGTCGGCGGTGCGCTATTTTTGAACAATCCTATTGTCGTCTGACGACTGACGTATAACTTTGACAAACAATAGGAGATTTGAAATGAACCGCTTGCACCGCGCTCTGCTGCCCATCGCCTTGGCGGCCATAGCCACCACCGCATCCGCACAGTCCTCCGTCACCCTTTCGGGCCGCGTGGATCTGGGGCTTCAACACGCCCCCAATGATCTGTCCAAAGGCACAGACAACGTGAGCGGAGTCAACGAAAGCTCCAACGGTCGCCTCAACATTGCAGGCCGCGAACAAATCAGTGGCGACCTGACGGCGTTCTTCATGATGGAAGCACGCTTCAATGCCGATACCGGGGCCCAGTCCGATGCCACAACGTTCTTCAAAGACAAGTCTTGGATGGGACTGGAAAGCAAATCCCTGGGCGAAGTGCGCATGGGCCGCCTGCACTCACCCCAATACGGCATCAGCACTGCCGGCCGCTACGAAGCCTTCTCCGGTGACAGCTATGCATCGATGGGCAGCCGCGGCGCGCTGTCTGCCAACCAGTGGAACAACTCCATTGCCTACACCACACCCACATTCAATGGATTCAACGCGGGCGTGATCTGGCAAGCTGGCGAAAAGCTGGTCGCCAATGGCAGCGGTGTCTTTGTGTCCTACAACCAGGGACCGCTGTCGATGGCGGCGTCCTACCAAAAAGAGCAAGACAAGATGGTGACCACAGCGATTGACACCATGGAAACCAAAGCCCTGGGCGCTTACTACGACTTCGGTGTGGTGCGCCTGAGCACGACTTACGCCCGCAGCACCAAGGTCAACATCACCAACACAGGCTCTGAGTCCGTGTTCACGATGGGCGCCCGCGTCCCCATGGGACCCGGAGAATTCCGCACCTCTTACCGCAAAGTCAACGACACATCGCGCAAGGCAACCAATGACGCATCTGCCGATGCCGATTCCTCACGCTTCTCGGTGGGCTACGCCTATTTTTTGAGCAAGCGCACGTCTATCAACCTGTCGCTCGTTCGTGAGAACCAAAAGCGGTACAACACCAACGGTTCCAGCAAGAGCGACTTCAGCGGCACAGGTTACGAAGCTGCTTTGCGCCACCTGTTCTGACCGAACCACCACGCAATGCCTTGCGGCCGATGCAATCGCGCTGAGAGATGAAGTTCGACCAAAGCAACCGCCCTGGTGGGGTAATCCGTGGTTGTCAGGTCGAACCGTCCATAGCGAGCGCAGCAGCGCCGAAGCAAGCCCCCCTGGTACATATGGCACAAGAGGTACGACAAGTACCAGCCAACAACACCAGGGGGTCATGTTGGCCACGCTTAGGATGTTGTGACACACAACCCAAGACAGGCCGAGTCAGCGCAGCCCTGTTGCCGCCTGATTGCATTCTTGCGCAACGCACATTCCGCCAACGGCATTAGTGATAACCCGATGGCATTTTTTTGATTCATGTTGTACGATGACATACAACATGAATCACATGCTCCTGACGCCACATCTACAGACTGACGAGGCACCAGGAGTTCCCTTTTTTTCCATCCCTACGGAGCCTGAAAATGTCCCCTCAAGACCTCAAAAGCGTATTGCAAGCCGGCCTGCTGTCCTTTCCGCTGACTGATTTCGACAGCAACCTGCGCTTTGCTCCCAAGCCCTACGCAGACCGCCTGGAATGGCTGCAGCCCTACGGAGCTTCGGCGTTGTTTGCCGCTGGCGGCACGGGTGAATTTTTCTCCCTGGAGCCGGGCGAGTACAGCGAAGTGATCAAGGTGGCTTTGGCCACCTGCAAGAACCGCACCCCCATCATCGCGGGCGCTGGCGGCGGCACCACCCTGGCCATCCAATACGCACAAGAAGCCGAACGCCTGGGCGCCCAAGGCATTTTGCTGCTGCCCCACTACCTGACCGAAGCCAGCCAGGAAGGCCTGATTGCCCACGTGCAAGCCGTGTGCAAGAGCGTGAAGTTTGGCGTAGTGGTCTACAACCGTGGCGGCTGCCGCCTGACACCCGCCAGCCTGCAAGTGCTGGCCGACACCTGCCCCAACCTGATTGGTTTCAAGGACGGCTTTGGCGACATTGAGAAGTTCGTCAGCATCCGCCAGACGCTGGGTGACCGCTTCGCCTACCTGGGCGGCCTGCCCACCGCCGAGCTGTTTGCTGGCGCCTACAAGGCCATGGGTTGCCCCGTGTACTCGTCGGCCGTGTTCAACTTCATCCCCAAGACGGCGATGGAGTTCTACAACGCCCACGCCGCTGGCGACACCGCCACCTGCGACCGCTTGATCCGTGACTTCTTCATCCCCTACATTGCCCTGCGCAACCAAGGTGAAGGCTACGCCGTGTCGATCGTGAAGGCTGGTGCCACCATCATCGGCCACAGCGCAGGCCCCGTGCGCCCACCGCTGTCTGACCTCAAGCCCGCTGAAGTCGAGCAACTGCGCGCACTGATGGCCCCCCTGGGCCCACAGTAAACAGCCCACGCAGAACCCATAACCCTAAGGCGCACGAACTTCTGAACAGGTTCCAAGCGCCAGCCCGGCCCCAGCCCTCTGGGGCTTTCTGCTTTTCCAACCACCCTCCTGAGGAGACAACCATGAACCCATTCAATTCCCACTGGAGCCTGCGCTGCGCACAAGGCGTGACCCTGGCCGCTGCGCTGGTCACTGCCCCCCTGGTGGCACACGCCCAGGCCTCTGCCGAAGAGCAAGCCGTGGCTTCGGTCGTGGAGAAGCTGCGCGTCGCCATGGTCGACCCTGACCAGGCCACGCTGACCGGCCTGACCAGCCCCCTGCTGAGCTATGGGCACTCGGGCGGCAAGGTGGACACGCAAGCGAGCTTCATCGGCGCGCTGATGGACAAGTCTTCCGACTTTGTCTCCATCACGTTCTCAGACCAGACCATCAGCGTCTCGGGCAACGTGGCCGTGGTGCGCCACACCCTGGCGGGTGCCACCAATGACCGTGGCACCCCCGGCAACGTCACCATCAAGGTACTGACCGTCTGGCAAAAAGATGGCGGCCAATGGCGCTTGCTGGCCCGCCAGGCGGTGCGCCCCACCTGAGTTCCCAGCCCCTCCTCTGCACCCTCTGCACTGAATCCACCCCATGCACACCTTGAACCGCATCCTCCAGGCAGGCAAATTGGTGCCCGCGCTGGAACAAGCCCTGCACGCCCGCTACAGCGTGCACCGCCTGACCGACGAACCCGATCCGGCCGTCTTCCTGGCAGAGCAAGGGGTACAGTTTGATGCCGTGGTCACCAGTGCAGCGATTGGCTTGTCGGCCCAGCACCTGGCCGCACTGCCCTCGGTCAAGGTGATTTCCAGCTTTGGGGTGGGCCTGGACAAAGTGCCGGTCGATGCAGCCAAGGCCCGGGGCATTGCCGTGGGCTACACCCCCGATGTGCTCAACGACTGTGTGGCCGACACCGCGTTTGCGCTGGTGCTGGACGTGGCACGCCGTACCGCCGAGGCCGACCGCTTTGTGCGCGCCGGGCAATGGGCACGCCTGGGCGGCAACAGCTTTGGGCTGGGCCGCAAGGTCAGCGGCGCCCGCATGGGCGTGGTGGGGCTGGGCCGCATCGGGCAGACCATCGCGCGCCGTGGCCTGGGCTTTGACATGGAAGTGCGATACCACACACGGCGCCCCGTGGCCGGGGTGCCTTGGGCGCACGAGCCCTCACTGACGGATCTGGCCACCTGGTGCGACTTCCTGGTGGTGGTCACCTCAGGTGGCCCAGCCACCCGCCATCTCATCAACGAAGCCGTGCTCAACGCCCTGGGGCCCCGCAGCTTCCTGGTCAACGTAGCGCGCGGTACGGTGGTGGATGAAGCCGCGCTGATCCACGCCCTGGAAGGCGGTCGTATTGCCGGTGCCGGGCTCGACGTGTTCGAGAGCGAGCCCCAGGTGCCCGAAGCCCTGCTGGGCATGGACAACGTGGTGCTGCTGCCGCACATTGCAAGCGCCACGCAAGAAACCCGCCAGGCCATGGGCCAGCGGGTGATGGACAACCTGGAGGCGTTTGAGCGCACGGGACAACTGGTCTCCGCCGCGTATTGAACGCCCATCTCTTTTTTTCAACCACTCACTGCACTAACCATGAAACAAAACCTCATTGGCGGCCAATGGACCGAAGGCGTCCGCACGTACCAAAACACCAACCCGTCTGACACGCGCGACGTGATCGGCGACTACGCCGTGGCCAGCCGCGAGCAGGCGCTCGATGCCGTGGCCGCCGCCCACGCCGCCTTCCCGGCCTGGAGCCTGTCCACCCCCCAGCAGCGCTTTGACATCCTGGACGCTGTCGGCAACGAAATCATTGCCCGCAAGGCCGAGCTGGGCGACCTGCTGGCCCGCGAGGAAGGCAAGACCCTGCCCGAAGCCATTGGCGAAGTGGGCCGCGCTGCCGCCATCTTCAAGTTCTTTGCCGGTGAGGCCCTGCGCCCTGGTGGCGAGGTGCTGCCCTCGGTGCGCCCTGGCGTGGGTGTGGAAATCACCCGCGAGCCCCTGGGCGTGATCGGCCTGATCACCCCTTGGAACTTCCCCATCGCCATCCCTGCGTGGAAGATTGCCCCCGCCCTGGCCTATGGCAACACCGTGGTGTTCAAGCCCGCTGAAGTGGTGCCTGGCTCGGCCTGGGCGCTGGCCGACATCCTGCACCGCGCAGGCTTGCCTGCCGGTGTGTTCAACCTGGTGATGGGCCGTGGCGCCGAAGTGGGTGCCGTGCTGCTCGAAGACGAGCGCATCGCAGGCGTGAGCTTCACCGGCTCCGTCGGCACCGGCAAGCGTGTGGCAGCCGCCTGCGTGGGCCGTGGCGCCAAGGTGCAGCTGGAGATGGGTGGCAAGAACCCCTTCGTGGTGCTGGACGACGCCGACCTGAACGTGGCCGTGGGCGCTGCGCTCAACAGCGGCTTCTTCTCCACCGGCCAGCGCTGCACCGCCAGCAGCCGCGTGATCGTGACCGAAGGCATCCACGACCGCTTCGTGGCCGCCATGGTCGAGAAGATGAAGACCCTGAAGGTGGACGATGCCCGCAAGGCTGGCACCGACATCGGCCCCGTGGTGGACGACCGCCAGCTGGCGCAAGACCTGGAGTACATCGCCATTGGCCAAAAAGAAGGCGCCAAGCTGCACGGCGGCGAGGCCCTGGCCACCAACGCCGACGGTGCCCCTGGCTACTACCTGCGCCCCGCACTGTTCACCGAGACCACGCCCGAGATGCGCATCAACCGCGAAGAAATCTTTGGCCCGGTGGTCAGCGTGCAGCGCGTCAAGGGCTACGACGAAGCCCTGGCCCTGGCCAACGACACCCCATTCGGCCTGGCCAGCGGCATTGCCACCACCAGCCTCAAGCACGCCACCCACTTCAAGCGCCACGCGCAAGCAGGCATGGTGATGGTGAATCTGCCCACCGCAGGGGTGGACTATCACGTGCCGTTTGGTGGCCGCAAGGGCAGCAGCTACGGCTCACGCGAGCAAGGCCGCTACGCGGCTGAGTTCTACACCACCGTCAAGACGGCTTACACCCAGGCCTGATAAACCGCAGGGGGTGCAACACCCCCTGCAGATTTCCGCGCCCCTGCTACCTCTTCAGAGGGACATCGGCACCGCAGGGGTGCGGACTCTTCGCCTGAGCGCCGACCCGGCCCCAGAGCCCCGCAGGCCCTCATTAGAATCCCCGGCCATGCACATACACATACTCGGAATTTGCGGAACGTTCATGGGCGGCCTGGCGGCCCTGGCCCGCGAGGCAGGGCACAAGGTCACGGGCTGCGATGCCGGTGTGTACCCGCCCATGAGCGACCAGCTGCGCGCCCTGGGCATTGAGCTGATCGAAGGCTTTGGCGCCGACCAGCTTGCGCTGCAGCCCGACATGTTTGTGGTGGGCAACGTGGTCAGCCGTGCCCGGCTGGCCGATGGCAGCCCGAAGTTTCCGCTGATGGAAGCCATTTTGGATGCAGGACTGCCCTACACCAGCGGCCCCCAATGGCTGGCCGAGCATGTGCTGCAAGGCCGCCATGTGCTTGCCGTGGCGGGCACGCATGGCAAGACCACGACCACCTCCATGCTCTCGTGGATTCTGGAAAGCGCCGGGTTGCAGCCCGGCTTCCTGATCGGCGGGGTGCCGCTGAACTTCGGCATCTCGGCCAGGCTGGGCGCCAGCCAGCGCCCTCAGCCCGGCCCGGGCGCGCAAGGCCAACGCCCGCTGTTTGTGATCGAGGCCGACGAGTACGACACCGCCTTCTTCGACAAGCGCAGCAAGTTTGTGCACTACCGCCCCCGCACGGCGGTGCTGAACAACCTGGAGTTTGACCACGCCGACATTTTTGATGACCTGGCCGCCATCGAGCGCCAGTTCCACCACTTGGTGCGCACCGTGCCGCCTTCGGGCCGCGTGGTGGCCAATGGGCTAGAAGAGAGCCTGACCCGCGTGCTGAACACCGGCTGCTGGAGCCAGGTGAGCAGCTTTGGCGCCGCCGTGAGCGACTTCAGCGCCGAGGGCAACCCGCAGGCCTTTGATGTGTTGCACCAGGGCGCCAAGGTGGCGCGGGTGCAATGGGCACTGACGGGAGTGCACAACCAGCTCAACGCCCTGGCTGCCATTGCGGCGGCGCACGATGTGGGGGTGGCCCCAGCGGTGGCCGCTGCGGCCCTGGGCCAGTTTGAGAACGTGAAGCGCCGCATGGAGCTGCGTGGCACGGTGCGCGGTATCGCCGTGTACGACGACTTTGCCCACCACCCCACGGCCCTGCGCACCACGCTCGATGGGCTGCGCCGCAGCCTAGCGCCCGGGGCACGCATCCTGGCGGTTTTTGAGCCGCGCAGCAACACCATGAAGCTCGGCTCCATGAAAAGCCAACTGCCCTGGGCGCTAGAACCTGCGGACCTGGTGTTTTGCCACACCGCCGGGCTGGACTGGGACGCCGCCACCGCGCTCG
This Acidovorax sp. 106 DNA region includes the following protein-coding sequences:
- a CDS encoding mandelate racemase family protein, with the protein product MKIVSVQGTVFTYPTFRSVDAAGHSHPGPEKQAKMAMITVSTDSGHSGYAFAPPEVIRPHVLEAFARKVLVGENPLMREKLWMALEHWQRGSAGQLTDRALAAIEQALWDLAGRVLGQPVYRLLGGYRDKVPAYGSTMCGDELPGGLSTPEEYAAFAQKLVARGYKAIKLHTWMPPVRFAPDPAMDIKACAAVREAVGPDIDLMLDGYHNYSRTDALRIGRALEALNFAWFEEMMNEQSMSSYAWLADQLDIPVLGPESLSGKHYSRGDWVKAGASDILRAGVPGVGGITPTMKVAHLAESFGMNCEVHGNGAAALTVCAAIKNTRWYERGLLHPFLEYDDVPAYLNRLADPMDHEGYVHLSQEPGLGEDINFDYIAAHTVQTY
- a CDS encoding aldehyde dehydrogenase family protein, which produces MKQNLIGGQWTEGVRTYQNTNPSDTRDVIGDYAVASREQALDAVAAAHAAFPAWSLSTPQQRFDILDAVGNEIIARKAELGDLLAREEGKTLPEAIGEVGRAAAIFKFFAGEALRPGGEVLPSVRPGVGVEITREPLGVIGLITPWNFPIAIPAWKIAPALAYGNTVVFKPAEVVPGSAWALADILHRAGLPAGVFNLVMGRGAEVGAVLLEDERIAGVSFTGSVGTGKRVAAACVGRGAKVQLEMGGKNPFVVLDDADLNVAVGAALNSGFFSTGQRCTASSRVIVTEGIHDRFVAAMVEKMKTLKVDDARKAGTDIGPVVDDRQLAQDLEYIAIGQKEGAKLHGGEALATNADGAPGYYLRPALFTETTPEMRINREEIFGPVVSVQRVKGYDEALALANDTPFGLASGIATTSLKHATHFKRHAQAGMVMVNLPTAGVDYHVPFGGRKGSSYGSREQGRYAAEFYTTVKTAYTQA
- a CDS encoding carbohydrate ABC transporter permease, which translates into the protein MYENKKIGFLFVLPFILGVVGFKLFPFVMSLALSFTQYDIINPPEFIGLENYKELAAHDPLFRKSLGVTLMFVAISVPLRVGFALFVAHVLNFKLRGINFFRSAYYLPSILGGSIAAAVMWRFIFSQNGLVNIVLMKFGIEPIAWLADEHYSIWTVILLFTWQFGSAMVIFLAALQNVPTSLYEAAEIDGASKWQQFFRITVPLITPVIFFNMIMQMVHAFQEFNGPYMITEGGPLHSTYVLSLYIYDQSFKYFNLGYGSALSWVLFALVASLSALSFYTSKYWVFYSGEKDHK
- the kdgD gene encoding 5-dehydro-4-deoxyglucarate dehydratase, with the translated sequence MSPQDLKSVLQAGLLSFPLTDFDSNLRFAPKPYADRLEWLQPYGASALFAAGGTGEFFSLEPGEYSEVIKVALATCKNRTPIIAGAGGGTTLAIQYAQEAERLGAQGILLLPHYLTEASQEGLIAHVQAVCKSVKFGVVVYNRGGCRLTPASLQVLADTCPNLIGFKDGFGDIEKFVSIRQTLGDRFAYLGGLPTAELFAGAYKAMGCPVYSSAVFNFIPKTAMEFYNAHAAGDTATCDRLIRDFFIPYIALRNQGEGYAVSIVKAGATIIGHSAGPVRPPLSDLKPAEVEQLRALMAPLGPQ
- a CDS encoding 2-hydroxyacid dehydrogenase, which codes for MHTLNRILQAGKLVPALEQALHARYSVHRLTDEPDPAVFLAEQGVQFDAVVTSAAIGLSAQHLAALPSVKVISSFGVGLDKVPVDAAKARGIAVGYTPDVLNDCVADTAFALVLDVARRTAEADRFVRAGQWARLGGNSFGLGRKVSGARMGVVGLGRIGQTIARRGLGFDMEVRYHTRRPVAGVPWAHEPSLTDLATWCDFLVVVTSGGPATRHLINEAVLNALGPRSFLVNVARGTVVDEAALIHALEGGRIAGAGLDVFESEPQVPEALLGMDNVVLLPHIASATQETRQAMGQRVMDNLEAFERTGQLVSAAY
- a CDS encoding porin: MNRLHRALLPIALAAIATTASAQSSVTLSGRVDLGLQHAPNDLSKGTDNVSGVNESSNGRLNIAGREQISGDLTAFFMMEARFNADTGAQSDATTFFKDKSWMGLESKSLGEVRMGRLHSPQYGISTAGRYEAFSGDSYASMGSRGALSANQWNNSIAYTTPTFNGFNAGVIWQAGEKLVANGSGVFVSYNQGPLSMAASYQKEQDKMVTTAIDTMETKALGAYYDFGVVRLSTTYARSTKVNITNTGSESVFTMGARVPMGPGEFRTSYRKVNDTSRKATNDASADADSSRFSVGYAYFLSKRTSINLSLVRENQKRYNTNGSSKSDFSGTGYEAALRHLF
- a CDS encoding ABC transporter ATP-binding protein, whose amino-acid sequence is MAQLSLRKVEKIYPNGFKAVHGIDLEVKEGEFMVFVGPSGCAKSTVLRMIAGLEGISGGELLIGNKVVNNLAPKQRGIAMVFQNYALYPHMKVYDNLAFGLKLSGMAKAEIDARVREAATLLEMEHLLDRYPKQLSGGQAQRVAVGRAIVKRPEVFLFDEPLSNLDAKLRASMRVRLTELHRTLREKGQPSTVVYVTHDQVEAMTMGERICVLKDGTIQQVDTPTALYERPANAFVASFIGSPEMNLQEAHVDSDGAHLMVGNCRLEVPAHRWDQLKAQAGRSVKLGIRPEHITTGGHSANAVQNVEGTLRFMEHMGSEVYVHFTLGDKPFTCRVPSDQLGSLAQKQRGDSHQFGIQMHACHAFDVETGNNLFL
- a CDS encoding FadR/GntR family transcriptional regulator, which produces MDDISLRSAPPVSRSRTVSQPQRVVDGVTERIRTGALKPGDRVPPEPELMREFEVSRTVVREAMSRLQAAKMVETRHGVGTFVLELATEHPLLGKPAGNIQIQQKLAMLELRISIESDAASLAAMRHTDLHLKAMRAALDAYEAHLNEGAPTIDDDYNFHIQIAAATGNVYFEEVLSNLGSATMRGLSGVEPKKPFGEPLMALASGKEVTQREHEAIYDAIRRGDSAAARAAMFMHLTNSRERLRDKAGKVQAPQPAVG
- a CDS encoding nuclear transport factor 2 family protein, with protein sequence MNPFNSHWSLRCAQGVTLAAALVTAPLVAHAQASAEEQAVASVVEKLRVAMVDPDQATLTGLTSPLLSYGHSGGKVDTQASFIGALMDKSSDFVSITFSDQTISVSGNVAVVRHTLAGATNDRGTPGNVTIKVLTVWQKDGGQWRLLARQAVRPT
- a CDS encoding carbohydrate ABC transporter permease; the protein is MTTFDRVASDEQALSTERKERMSAVLRYVALGLIGLVMLYPMIWLVGASFKSNAEVFTEIGFWPSRFDFSAYAKGWKTSTEYTFATYFLNSFLIIVPKVIVTVISCVLVAYAFARFEFWGKKFLFSVMVGTMMLPLIILRLPQYLMFKQFDWIDSYLPLIVPSAFATDTFFVFMLVQFLRGIPRDMEEAAQIDGCNPLQLLWHILVPILKPAIISVIVFQFIWTMNDFMGPLIYLSSVEKYPVSLALKMSIGATEEVEWASVIAISVVALIPSVVVFFLAQRHFIEGAASSGIKG